A portion of the Acidisoma sp. PAMC 29798 genome contains these proteins:
- a CDS encoding zinc-finger domain-containing protein, protein MTQTVSKPIEVVRVNERVVTCEGSGGRLGHPKVFLHMQGTLGEPATEVTCPYCSRLFVLNEDAVDEGH, encoded by the coding sequence ATGACTCAAACTGTCAGCAAGCCGATCGAAGTCGTGCGGGTCAATGAGCGCGTCGTGACCTGCGAAGGCAGCGGCGGCCGGCTCGGCCATCCGAAGGTGTTCCTGCATATGCAGGGCACGCTGGGCGAGCCCGCGACCGAGGTGACGTGCCCCTATTGCTCCCGCCTCTTTGTGCTGAACGAGGATGCTGTGGATGAGGGCCATTGA
- a CDS encoding alpha/beta fold hydrolase: MRTTIPLAGALALALLLCGCAAPPRVHVTHPVPPTVTDGVFVMADGARLPYREWLPAGGPPAIVVLALHGIDDSRDAWERPGPLLAAQGIAVIAPDERGFGAATGRGRWPGTATMLSDARAAALAVRNRFPTARVFLAGESMGGAVLMALAASPLASPVDGYVLSSPAVWGRREMNLLLRSSLWIADATVPNMTLTGRGVRVVPTDDAAALRRLSDDPLTLRETRVSAVKGLVDLMDAALAAAGHIREPVLFLYGGHDELVPKRAMAAAWRSEMANGYPRQTYAFYPHGYHLLLRDHEGAVVTADIAHWLRDPGAPLPSGAEARAAAWIAHQPAD; this comes from the coding sequence GTGCGCACAACCATCCCCCTTGCCGGCGCCCTGGCACTCGCCCTGCTGCTCTGCGGCTGCGCGGCCCCGCCGAGGGTTCATGTTACCCACCCTGTGCCGCCGACCGTGACCGATGGCGTCTTCGTCATGGCGGATGGCGCGCGACTGCCGTATCGGGAATGGCTGCCCGCCGGCGGTCCGCCCGCGATCGTGGTGCTCGCCCTGCATGGGATCGACGACAGCCGCGACGCCTGGGAGAGGCCGGGGCCCTTGCTCGCCGCCCAGGGCATCGCCGTGATTGCGCCGGATGAGCGCGGCTTCGGCGCTGCGACCGGGCGTGGCCGCTGGCCCGGCACTGCGACGATGCTGTCGGACGCCCGCGCCGCCGCACTCGCGGTGCGGAACCGCTTTCCCACCGCGCGCGTGTTTCTCGCAGGCGAGAGCATGGGCGGCGCGGTCTTGATGGCCTTGGCGGCGAGCCCCCTCGCCTCGCCTGTCGATGGCTATGTACTCAGTTCACCTGCCGTCTGGGGCCGGCGCGAGATGAACCTTCTGCTCCGCTCCTCGCTGTGGATCGCCGATGCCACGGTGCCGAACATGACGCTCACGGGTCGGGGCGTGCGCGTGGTGCCCACGGATGACGCGGCCGCCTTGCGGCGCCTGTCCGATGATCCTCTGACCTTGCGGGAGACGCGGGTGTCGGCCGTGAAGGGGCTGGTGGATTTGATGGATGCCGCCCTGGCAGCGGCGGGCCATATTCGCGAGCCGGTGCTGTTCCTGTATGGCGGGCATGATGAGCTGGTGCCGAAACGCGCCATGGCCGCCGCCTGGCGGTCGGAGATGGCGAATGGCTATCCCCGCCAGACCTACGCGTTTTACCCCCACGGCTATCACTTGCTGCTGCGGGACCATGAGGGCGCCGTGGTGACGGCGGATATCGCGCATTGGCTGCGCGATCCCGGGGCGCCTTTGCCGTCGGGCGCCGAGGCCCGGGCTGCGGCCTGGATTGCGCACCAGCCGGCGGACTGA
- a CDS encoding primase-helicase family protein, which yields MDALFETTEEAEAFVKQASGAAEPKDFDAEIAAVVKRLNKKYTVVNEGGKAVIFQGGYDPLLKRRRIDRLTPRDMQTLYMNEKVQTGFDDQKRPVYKTVSNIWLSHPERRQFIEGVTFDPTTTKSKPGILNLWEGFAIEPAPGDWSLMRAHIKSIICDSDDERFNYLMGWMARMLQRPAEQGEVAVVMKGGEGTGKGTLAKALLKILGQHGLAISNAKHLIGNFNGHLRDAIMLFADEAFFAGDRAHVGVLKSIITEPYLTVEAKFQNAIQMPNFLHVMMASNEEWVVPASLDARRFFVLEVVDAAKNDHKYFGEIWAQMDAGGYAAMLQDLLAYDLTHFNVRAVPATEGLQQQRKLSLPIPESWWKDCLERGYVFQSKLGLEKVFAEWHDVISTELMFASYSTFAEKRHERHPLSREHLGRFIRRMGGKPSRPRNLPVGEHITDEVGRFGEVSRSAKPIGHPRPPAYSTGSLSDARLCFEEATGLTIEWEAKVDGD from the coding sequence ATGGACGCTCTGTTCGAGACGACTGAGGAAGCCGAGGCTTTCGTCAAACAGGCGAGCGGAGCGGCGGAACCGAAGGACTTCGACGCGGAGATAGCAGCCGTCGTGAAGCGGTTGAACAAGAAATATACCGTCGTCAACGAAGGTGGAAAGGCCGTCATCTTCCAGGGTGGATACGATCCGCTCCTGAAGCGGCGGCGCATCGATCGGCTGACACCGCGCGACATGCAGACGCTCTACATGAATGAGAAGGTCCAGACCGGGTTCGACGATCAGAAGCGTCCCGTCTACAAAACCGTCTCGAACATCTGGCTTAGCCATCCTGAGCGGCGCCAGTTTATCGAGGGCGTCACCTTCGACCCTACCACCACCAAATCCAAACCCGGCATTCTCAATCTATGGGAAGGATTTGCAATCGAGCCCGCGCCCGGCGACTGGTCGCTGATGCGGGCGCACATCAAGAGCATCATCTGCGACAGCGACGATGAGCGCTTTAACTACTTGATGGGCTGGATGGCACGCATGCTGCAGCGTCCGGCCGAACAGGGCGAGGTTGCGGTCGTCATGAAGGGCGGCGAGGGGACAGGCAAGGGCACGCTCGCCAAAGCGCTGCTGAAGATACTGGGCCAGCACGGGTTAGCCATCAGCAACGCTAAGCATCTGATCGGCAACTTCAATGGCCATCTCCGTGACGCGATTATGCTCTTCGCCGATGAAGCCTTCTTCGCTGGCGATCGGGCGCATGTCGGCGTGCTGAAATCGATCATCACCGAGCCCTATTTGACCGTCGAGGCCAAATTCCAGAACGCGATCCAGATGCCAAACTTCCTGCACGTCATGATGGCGTCGAACGAAGAATGGGTAGTTCCGGCATCGCTCGATGCAAGGCGCTTCTTCGTTCTGGAGGTGGTCGACGCCGCCAAGAATGACCACAAGTATTTCGGCGAGATATGGGCGCAGATGGATGCTGGTGGATATGCCGCGATGCTGCAAGACCTGCTGGCCTATGACCTCACGCACTTCAACGTCCGCGCAGTGCCGGCCACGGAAGGCCTGCAGCAGCAGCGCAAGCTCAGCCTGCCCATTCCTGAAAGCTGGTGGAAAGACTGCCTCGAGCGCGGCTATGTCTTCCAGTCCAAACTAGGCCTGGAGAAGGTCTTTGCCGAATGGCATGACGTCATCTCAACCGAACTGATGTTTGCCAGCTACTCGACCTTCGCCGAGAAGCGACACGAGCGACACCCGCTAAGCCGTGAGCACCTCGGTCGGTTCATCCGCCGCATGGGCGGCAAGCCTAGCCGGCCGCGCAATCTGCCTGTCGGCGAGCACATCACCGATGAGGTGGGAAGGTTCGGAGAGGTGTCCCGTTCCGCCAAGCCGATCGGACATCCTAGGCCGCCCGCATATTCCACTGGAAGCCTTAGCGATGCTCGGCTTTGCTTTGAAGAGGCCACTGGGCTGACCATCGAATGGGAAGCGAAGGTCGACGGTGATTAG
- a CDS encoding DUF2635 domain-containing protein, whose protein sequence is MAAAEAIVLLAQRGTFLGGSHPRDFRRSLEVARKAWGAREKRLEPPDGWTGRLLFVVPVAGGWVRHPEKPYPQLEAVGSLVKDTFYWRSRIRDGDVTLISRSEEKLPTNDADNTSSMTCNEKSTAPRRCRDE, encoded by the coding sequence ATGGCTGCTGCCGAGGCAATCGTGTTACTCGCGCAACGCGGGACTTTTCTAGGCGGAAGCCATCCAAGGGATTTCAGGCGCTCGCTCGAGGTGGCGAGGAAGGCTTGGGGCGCGCGCGAGAAGCGTCTCGAACCCCCCGATGGTTGGACAGGGCGCTTGCTGTTCGTCGTGCCTGTAGCCGGCGGATGGGTTAGGCACCCGGAAAAACCCTACCCTCAACTTGAGGCCGTGGGATCTCTGGTGAAGGACACCTTTTATTGGCGGTCTAGAATCCGCGATGGCGACGTTACGCTAATTTCCCGATCGGAGGAAAAGCTCCCAACTAATGATGCTGATAATACGTCATCAATGACCTGCAACGAGAAATCAACAGCGCCCCGCAGGTGCAGAGATGAGTGA
- a CDS encoding DUF4238 domain-containing protein encodes MAHPKRHHYVPEFILKGFADQRGYLRWARRLEGGHPKFGQSPPRDMFVESHLYSSESDDGVRDASMELSLAELETEASVVVSNMIVATRSGRCPTLTARERDVWYRFLLTQWLRVPESQEAAISEAEAYLMLDNMLSELRGIFPDSNRKLDALSTPEAKSRMIRNVRIDALGRPRQHLVAMLEHRGIAILHIEKRNKQFIIGSRPVVKLTLPGRTNLNDSSVEMWFPIASDIAVGVGQGGGRVSLHPVSRDSFIRHLNMSIARQISIIAASSEKLVRSIATPR; translated from the coding sequence ATGGCACACCCAAAGCGTCACCATTATGTGCCAGAGTTCATCTTAAAGGGCTTCGCGGACCAGCGAGGATATCTCCGTTGGGCCCGTCGACTAGAAGGCGGCCATCCAAAATTCGGCCAGTCCCCTCCACGGGATATGTTTGTGGAGTCGCATCTATACAGCTCTGAATCGGATGACGGTGTCAGAGACGCATCCATGGAATTATCCCTTGCGGAACTGGAGACGGAAGCCTCTGTTGTCGTCAGCAATATGATCGTTGCAACTCGATCGGGTCGCTGCCCAACACTGACGGCACGCGAGCGGGATGTCTGGTATAGATTCCTGTTGACCCAATGGTTGCGGGTTCCAGAATCTCAGGAAGCAGCGATCAGCGAGGCTGAAGCATACTTGATGCTAGATAACATGCTATCAGAACTTCGCGGCATTTTCCCCGATTCTAACCGAAAACTTGATGCGCTATCAACTCCTGAAGCCAAAAGCAGAATGATTCGAAATGTGAGGATCGACGCGCTAGGGCGTCCCCGCCAACATCTGGTCGCGATGCTGGAACACCGAGGGATCGCGATATTGCACATCGAAAAAAGGAACAAACAATTTATCATTGGCAGCCGTCCAGTCGTTAAGCTCACTCTGCCTGGACGTACCAACCTGAACGATTCCTCCGTCGAAATGTGGTTTCCGATCGCTTCAGACATCGCCGTCGGTGTTGGTCAGGGTGGCGGCCGCGTATCTCTTCATCCCGTCTCTAGAGATTCTTTTATTCGGCATCTAAACATGAGCATAGCGCGTCAAATCAGCATCATCGCCGCTTCTTCAGAGAAATTGGTTAGGTCCATCGCAACCCCAAGGTAG
- a CDS encoding eCIS core domain-containing protein: MPPQIRQALTGYILPEVMDRARFKVGDMGAINAAAVIQYLNHDVTAVTLVDLIVFRNPNDAYGNPALWAHELTHVKQFMDWGVENFGIRYARNPDDVENPAYAVQNGYAQWRIVQNQQGPYSSFPIQNAGTAAFACVTVYGVCRMQQPTIRGTQCGCIVQNGVIPGIAQ, from the coding sequence ATGCCGCCGCAAATTAGGCAAGCACTGACGGGTTATATTCTTCCTGAAGTAATGGATCGAGCGCGCTTCAAGGTCGGAGATATGGGTGCAATTAATGCTGCTGCAGTAATCCAATACCTAAATCATGACGTGACTGCGGTGACACTGGTCGATCTTATCGTTTTTAGAAATCCAAACGACGCATATGGAAATCCTGCCCTGTGGGCGCATGAGTTAACCCACGTGAAGCAATTCATGGACTGGGGTGTAGAAAACTTTGGAATAAGATACGCGCGAAATCCAGACGATGTGGAAAATCCAGCATACGCTGTCCAAAATGGTTATGCGCAATGGAGAATCGTTCAAAATCAACAAGGGCCTTATTCGTCCTTCCCCATACAAAATGCAGGCACTGCTGCCTTTGCATGTGTAACCGTCTATGGGGTGTGCAGGATGCAGCAGCCTACTATTCGCGGAACGCAATGTGGTTGCATCGTGCAGAACGGGGTAATACCTGGGATAGCTCAATAG
- a CDS encoding helix-turn-helix transcriptional regulator: MKNLLTVAEAADRTRISKTLLRQQIAEGRGPAVTALGRGTQRVRVLISEDSLTAWVVGRTTPPRKHL, translated from the coding sequence ATGAAAAACCTTCTGACGGTGGCGGAAGCCGCTGATCGTACGCGCATCTCGAAAACGCTTCTCCGCCAGCAAATCGCCGAGGGAAGAGGCCCCGCTGTCACCGCACTCGGTCGGGGCACGCAACGGGTCCGGGTGCTCATCAGCGAAGATTCTCTGACGGCCTGGGTTGTGGGTCGCACCACTCCTCCGAGGAAGCATCTATGA
- a CDS encoding phage tail tip lysozyme, whose amino-acid sequence MAAPAIGVLITGKSDLDKVFARTGKQIDSFRAQSQRSRQALDKMTDTRGIAGLTKGFQGASLASFDFLKNISRSVDAMGVLTGAGSIAGIVGLSDKFATFGQAQLNASRGINMNVKTLSIWQNAAIAAGSSADSATSSISGMEKAVTEMTKMGAPGMGYANQFLGAGWATRYKTDTDKFLAISKAVSGLQGDAKAKAMSELEGAFQISPDFMQDVLARGPAYVQKELDTASKHSMNDGQANKLDGLATSFSHLGSSVKEAGVAAATYLSPVLTPALNGLSDWIDNHQKAFGEFELGIGSLVGSLTSLKLLKMVLPKGPPVSAPAAAEDGAAAGSSAGLWSKLLPVGLGATDLAFGALTGAAIALWPETPANDSLHLSRGQMKRMAPNAATLVATMRAQGAPASFVAAALGNAAWESTGINPSKPQDGGGPGYGIFQWEPARQALFKQAEGVDIHQSSMGQQTDFFMREIKNRYPKDYLSLMSGKLDTASATRLLMHDYLAPADKDDPNGSVVPRMSYAEQFAAELGGASSGSLYSGPHSRGHMSADAAQEDGGLSTTAGAQAAAAQLRAGGDDGDSGDSGVHTVNLNISGLPAGAKATARSSGAGRSMLKTVTAMPGSGGH is encoded by the coding sequence ATGGCCGCTCCCGCAATTGGCGTCCTCATTACCGGGAAGAGTGACCTCGACAAGGTCTTTGCAAGGACTGGCAAGCAGATAGACTCGTTCCGGGCGCAATCGCAGCGGTCGCGCCAAGCTCTGGACAAGATGACCGACACGCGCGGGATCGCGGGACTGACCAAGGGCTTCCAGGGCGCCAGCCTAGCGAGCTTTGACTTCCTTAAGAACATCTCCCGCTCTGTCGATGCCATGGGCGTGCTCACCGGCGCTGGGTCGATCGCCGGAATCGTAGGTTTGTCGGATAAGTTCGCGACCTTCGGTCAGGCCCAGCTCAACGCGTCACGCGGCATCAATATGAACGTCAAGACTCTTTCCATCTGGCAGAATGCTGCCATTGCGGCAGGCTCATCCGCCGACTCTGCCACATCGAGCATCTCCGGCATGGAGAAAGCCGTCACGGAAATGACGAAGATGGGCGCACCGGGAATGGGGTACGCCAACCAGTTTCTCGGTGCGGGCTGGGCAACCCGATATAAAACGGACACCGACAAGTTTCTCGCCATCTCGAAAGCTGTCTCTGGCTTGCAGGGCGACGCTAAAGCCAAGGCTATGTCCGAGTTGGAGGGCGCGTTTCAGATCTCTCCCGACTTCATGCAGGACGTCTTGGCGCGTGGTCCGGCCTATGTGCAGAAGGAACTCGACACCGCATCCAAGCATTCAATGAATGACGGCCAGGCGAACAAGCTTGATGGGCTCGCCACAAGCTTCAGCCATCTGGGGTCGTCGGTTAAAGAAGCGGGTGTGGCCGCCGCGACGTATCTCTCGCCCGTGCTGACGCCAGCGCTCAATGGCCTGTCCGATTGGATCGACAACCATCAGAAGGCTTTCGGCGAATTCGAGCTTGGTATCGGTAGCCTAGTTGGGTCACTTACAAGCCTGAAGCTCCTTAAGATGGTGCTGCCAAAAGGGCCGCCGGTCTCCGCGCCAGCCGCTGCGGAAGACGGTGCCGCCGCGGGAAGTTCCGCAGGTCTCTGGTCCAAGCTGCTGCCCGTCGGTCTAGGCGCCACTGATCTCGCCTTCGGCGCGCTGACGGGTGCAGCTATCGCCCTCTGGCCTGAGACGCCGGCCAATGACAGTCTCCATCTCTCCCGCGGCCAGATGAAGCGCATGGCGCCCAACGCGGCTACCCTAGTCGCTACGATGAGAGCGCAAGGCGCCCCGGCCTCCTTCGTCGCGGCGGCGCTGGGCAACGCGGCTTGGGAGAGCACCGGCATCAATCCGTCAAAGCCGCAGGACGGCGGCGGGCCTGGTTATGGGATATTCCAATGGGAGCCCGCCCGGCAGGCATTGTTCAAGCAAGCTGAAGGCGTCGACATCCATCAGTCTTCGATGGGTCAGCAAACTGATTTCTTCATGCGTGAAATCAAGAACCGGTATCCGAAAGACTACCTGTCGTTGATGAGCGGCAAACTCGATACCGCCTCTGCTACGCGGCTTCTGATGCACGACTACCTCGCGCCCGCCGACAAAGACGATCCGAACGGGAGCGTTGTGCCCCGCATGTCCTATGCGGAACAATTCGCGGCCGAACTGGGGGGAGCTTCCAGCGGTTCCCTCTACTCCGGCCCGCACAGCAGAGGCCATATGAGCGCCGACGCGGCGCAGGAAGATGGCGGTCTGTCCACCACGGCCGGCGCGCAGGCGGCCGCAGCGCAGCTGCGTGCTGGAGGTGATGACGGCGATAGCGGCGATAGCGGCGTGCACACGGTCAACCTGAACATCTCCGGCCTACCGGCTGGCGCCAAGGCTACCGCAAGGTCATCAGGTGCTGGCCGATCAATGCTCAAGACGGTGACAGCTATGCCGGGCAGCGGCGGCCACTGA